One window of the Melospiza georgiana isolate bMelGeo1 chromosome 14, bMelGeo1.pri, whole genome shotgun sequence genome contains the following:
- the DBNDD1 gene encoding dysbindin domain-containing protein 1, translated as MQAEARGEFCSREQRPELGKEPLVPERPAGTPTHGPAQEPPRVPAEEQGGIPIPSAGLLQVTERRQPLSSVSSLEVHFDLLDLTELTDMSDQELAEVFADSDEENAAGETPGGLQPPPRAGYLRSPSWTRAREQGRDKKHLSDPELPPGPPGPPGAPDAFLPAERPREP; from the exons ATGCAGGCGGAGGCCAGAGGGGAGTTCTGCAGCCGGGAGCAGCGCCCCG AGCTTGGCAAGGAGCCGCTGGTCCCGGAGCGCCCCGCAGGGACCCCCACGCACGGCCCGGCCCAGGAGCCCCCCCGGGTGCCCGCGGAGGAGCAGGGGggcatccccatccccagcgCCGGCCTGCTGCAGGTCACCGAGCGCCGAC AGCCGCTGAGCAGCGTGTCCTCGCTGGAGGTGCACTTCGACCTGCTGGACCTGACCGAGCTGACCGACATGTCGGACCAGGAGCTGGCCGAGGTCTTCGCCGACTCCGACGAGGAGAACGCGGCCGGAGAGACGCCCGGCG GGCTgcagccgccgccgcgggcCGGGTACCTGCGCTCGCCCTCCTGGACCCGCGCGCGGGAGCAGGGCCGGGACAAGAAGCACCTGAGTGACCCCGAGCTGCCGCCGGGACCGCCGGGACCGCCGGGAGCCCCGGACGCCTTCCTGCCCGCCGAGCGCCCGCGGGAGCCGTAG
- the GAS8 gene encoding dynein regulatory complex subunit 4 yields MGPRRRGKGGKGLAVVDGLDPEEMTKEQLLQHMLRMRQELDRERQERNSFQLECNRIQGYWEITRRELEERKAELRARDREMEEAQERHQLEIKVYKQKVKHLLHEQQENLTELKAEGVLSLRKAQKDHWEQEEEMWKEKHSLNARMKEQELANEAAISKLCLKHEEEMSRLRSDFELQTKEMEAKYTRRMQALRDELDLRRKTEIHELEERKNTQISELIGNHEGAFGAIKNYYNDITAKNLTLINLLKEQVEELKKKQAVLEKEKADVLRENKGLAEPLQEAQEQVAELQRKLVNYYRDKEALVNSKAHLKIAQKELKDLQWEHEVLEQRFSQVQSERDDLYQNFTRAINEVQQKTGYKNLLLEHKLHSLLSLLEQKEVELSEILAAADLDPSALSLVSHKLEDVLNSKNATIQDLQIQLARVCKAHNDMLQTFEAKLTAFGIPLDNLGFQPLSFPLPGQELGKGPAGLVSVPT; encoded by the exons ATG ggacccagaaggagagggaaagggggCAAGGGCCTGGCGGTGGTGGATGGCCTGGACCCGGAGGAAATGACCAAGGAGCAG ctgctgcagcacatgctgCGGATGCGGCAGGAGCTGGACCGCGAGCGGCAGGAGCGGAACTCCTTCCAGCTGGAGTGTAACCGCATCCAGGGCTACTGGGAGATCACCCGCCGCgagctggaggagaggaaggCGGAGCTGCGCGCCCGGGACCGCGAGATGGAGGAGGCGCAGGAGCGGCACCAGCTGGAGATCAAG GTGTACAAGCAGAAGGTGAAGCACCTTCTGCACGAGCAGCAGGAGAACCTGACGGAGCTGAAGGCAGAGGGAGTTCTGTCCCTGAGGAAGGCCCAGAAGGAtcactgggagcaggaggaggagatgtgGAAGGAGAAGCACTCCTTGAACGCAAGAATGAAGGAGCAGGAGTTGGCCAATGAAGCAGCCATCTCAAAGCTCTGCCTG AAACACGAGGAGGAGATGTCCCGGCTGCGCAGTGACTTCGAGCTGCAGACCAAAG AGATGGAGGCCAAGTACACGAGGAGGATGCAGGCACTGCGGGACGAGCTGGACCTGCGGAGGAAGACAGAGATCCatgagctggaggagaggaagaaCACCCAGATCAGCGAGCTGATAGGGAACCACGAGGGGGCTTTTGGTGCCATCAAGAACTACTACAACGACATCACCGCCAAAAACCTGACCCTCATCAACCTCCTGAAG GAGCAGGTGGAAGAGCTGAAGAAgaagcaggctgtgctggaaaaggagaaggcAGATGTGCTGCGTGAGAAcaaggggctggcagagccgcTGCAAGAGGCCCAGGAGCAggtggctgagctgcagaggaagctGGTTAACTATTACAGGGACAAGGAGGCCCTGGTG AACTCCAAAGCCCATCTGAAAATCGCTCAGAAGGAGCTGAAGGACCTTCAGTGGGAACACGAGGTGCTGGAGCAGCGGTTCAGTCAG GTCCAGTCAGAGCGGGACGACCTCTACCAGAACTTCACCAGAGCCATTAACGAGGTGCAGCAAAAAACGGGCTACAAGAACCTGCTCCTGGAGCACAAGCTGcacagcctcctctccctcctggaGCAGAAGGAGGTGGAGCTCAGCGAGATCCTTGCAGCCGCCGACCTCGACCCCAGCGCTCTCTCCTTGGTCTCGCACAAGCTGGAG GACGTGCTCAATTCCAAGAATGCCACCATCCAGGACCTGCAGATCCAGCTGGCCAGAGTCTGCAAG GCACACAACGACATGCTGCAGACCTTCGAGGCAAAGCTGACAGCCTTTGGCATCCCCCTGGACAACCTGGGTTTCCAGCCACTGTCCTTCCCCCTCCCGGGGCAGGAACTGGGGAAGGGCCCTGCTGGACTCGTTTCAGTGCCCACCTGA